GACGACGTGGAATTCTCACCCGAGGATGCCACCCGTTCCGATCCGGAGTTCCTGTGTTCCGTACTGGAGGGCGTGATCGAGGCGGGCGCGACCACGCTCAACATTCCCGACACCGTGGGCTACACCGTGCCGAGCGAATTCTCGCGGCTGATCAGCACGATTCGCGAGCGCGTGCCCGGTATTGAGAAGGCGATTATCTCAGTCCACTGTCACAACGACCTCGGGTTAGCGGTGGCCAACAGCCTGGCCGCGGTAGAAGCCGGGGCTCGGCAGGTGGAGTGCACGGTAAACGGCATCGGCGAGCGCGCGGGCAATGCCGCGCTGGAAGAGATCGTGATGGCGCTGCGCGTCCGCGCCGACCGCCTCCCGTACAGCACCGGCATTCGCAGCGAGCAGATTTGCCCGGCGAGCCAGGCGCTCTCCTCCATTCTCGGCTTCCCGGTCCAACCCAACAAGGCGGTGGTGGGCTGCAACGCTTTCGCACATGAAGCCGGCATTCACCAGCATGGGGTGCTGAGCAATCCGCTCTGCTACGAGATCATGACGCCGGAATCGGTAGGCCTGCCGTCGAACCGCATCGTGCTCGGCAAGCATTCCGGACGGCACGCGCTGGCACGCCGCTACGCCGAACTCGGCCATCCGATCGCCGGCGCCGAACTGGATTCGGTGTACCAGCGATTCACGGAACTGGCCGACCGCAAGAAAAATATTTACGACCGCGACTTGATCGCCCTCCTGCCACGGCGAGGTGTCCGTCCTTCGCCGCCCATCGCAGGCGCTGCACAGGCCTTTGGGGACTAATGCGGACCAAGCTCAGCATCACGGTTCTTCCCGGAGATGGAATTGGCGTCGAGGTGACCCGCGAGGCGGTGCGCGTCCTGCGCGCGATCGCCGAAATGCACGGCTACGATTTTCAATTCCGTTCCGAGCCGATCGGCGGCGCGGCGATCCGCGAAACCGGTTTTCCCCTACCCCCCTCAACACTCACTGCGTGCCTGGGCAGCGAAGCGGTGCTGCTGGGCGCGGTCGGGGGACCGGAATTTGATTCGCTGCCTCCCGACCGCAAGCCGGAATCCGGTCTGCTCGCGCTCCGCCGCGAGCTGGGCGCATTTGCCAACCTGCGTCCGTCGGCTTCCTATCGCGCCATTGAAGACTGCTCGCCGCTCCGCGCCACCGTCGTGCGCGGCGCCGATATCCTGGTGGTCCGCGAGCTCCTCGGCGGGCTCTACTTCGGCGAGCCGCGGGGCTTCACGTCCGACACCGCCGCGTTGAATACCATGCGCTACTCGAGCGAGGAGATCGAGCGCATCGCGCGGATCGCATTCCAGCAGGCCCGAACCCGGCGCCGCAAGGTGACCTCAGTGGACAAGGCGAACGTGCTGGAAACCTCGCAGCTCTGGCGCAAGGTTGTGACCCGCGTGGGCAGAGAATTTCCCGAGATTGCGCTCGACCACATGTACGTGGACGCCTGCGCCATGCACCTGGTCACCAACCCGTCACGCTTCGATGTGATCCTGACGGAAAACCTGTTCGGCGACATACTTTCCGACGAATCGGCCGTGATCAGCGGCTCGCTCGGCATGCTGGCGTCGGCCAGCATCGGCGGCAAGGTTGGCCTGTTCGAGCCGGTTCACGGCTCGGCGCCCGACATTGCCGGCCGCGGTATCGCGAATCCACTGGGCGCGATCGCCACCGCCGCCCTCCTTCTGCGCTACGCCGGCGGCATGGAGCAGGAAGCGCGCGACGTCGAGTCCGCCATTGCCGAAGTCTTGGACCGCGGTTATCGAACCGCCGACCTGGTCCGCGACCAGCGCACGCAGCCGGTCACTACCGAACAGATGGGCGCCGCCGTCGTGGAAGCGCTCTCAGGAATTGCCGACCGGCGGCACGCCTACCACGCGGTGTAATGTGACAGCACCCCGCACCATGTTCGACAAGATTTGGAGCCGGCACGTTGTGCGCGAACCGGCCGGCGAGCCGGCGCTGCTGTACATCGATCTTCACCTGGTGCACGAGGTCACATCGCCGCAGGCATTCGACGGCTTGCGCGCCGCCGGACGCCGCGTCCGCCGCCCGGAGCGCATTCTCGCCACCGTGGACCACAACGTTCCCACTACATCGCCGCGCAATGTGATTTCGGATCTGGTTGCCGCGCGGCAGGTGGAAGCGCTGCGCAAGAATTGTGCCGAATTCGGCATCCGGCTTTTCGACATCGACGCGCCGGAGCAGGGAATCGTGCACGTCATCGGCCCGGAACTGGGGGCGACGCAGCCGGGCATGACGATCGTGTGCGGGGACAGTCACACCAGCACTCACGGCGCATTCGGCGCGCTGGCTTTCGGCATCGGTACTTCGGAAGTCGAGCACGTGCTGGCCACCCAAACTCTGCCTCAGCAGAAGCCGCGCACGATGGCAATCCGCACCCACGGTCGATTAGGGCCGGGCGTCACCGCGAAAGACCTTGCCTTGGGCATCATCGGCCAGATCGGTACCGGCGGCGCCAGCGGGCATGTGGTCGAGTACGACGGCGAAGCCGTCGCTGCGCTCTCGATGCCCGAACGAATGACGCTCTGCAACATGAGCATTGAGTCGGGCGCCCGCGCCGGGATGGTCGCACCCGATGCAACCACCTTTGCGTGGATACGCGGACGCCGTTTCGCTCCCCCGGGTCCCGACATCGCGAAGGCGATCGATTACTGGCGCACCCTCCCCAGCGATGACGGCGCCGTGTTTGATACGACGGTTGATATCGATGCCACAACGCTGGCTCCTTTCGTCACCTGGGGGACAAACCCGGGCATGGTGACCTCCGTCACCGAGCGTGTGCCCGCGTTATCGGCCGCGAAAAGCGACGCCGAACGGAGGGCATGGGAACGTGCCCTGGAATACATGGCGCTGCAGCCCGGGACGCATATCCAGGACATTGCCATTGACCGCGTTTTCATCGGGTCGTGCACGAATTCGCGCCTCGATGATCTACGCGCGGCCGCGCGCGTGATCCGCGGCTACCGCATTCATCCCAAGGTGCACGCGCTCGTTGTTCCCGGCTCGCAGGCGGTGAAGTCTGCCGCGGAAGCCGAGGGCCTGGACGCCATCTTCCGCCAAGCCGGCTTCGAGTGGCGGGAGGCCGGCTGCTCCATGTGTCTGGGCATGAATCCTGACGTGCTGCAGCCCGGCGAGCGCTGCGCCTCCACCAGCAATCGCAACTTTGAAGGCCGCCAGGGACGCGGCGGGCGCACCCACCTGGTAAGCCCGGAAATGGCCGCTGCCGCAGCCATCGCCGGACACTTCGTGGACATTCGCGAATGGAAGTTCCGCGAGGTTGCGGTCGCGGTCTGAAACTTGATATGCGGCTTGAGCCGACGAGGGAAGCAGTGGAACCATTTCGCCAACATACTGGCGTCACCGTGCCGCTGGATCGGGTCAACGTTGACACTGACCAGATCATCCCCAAGCAATTTCTCAAGCGCATCGAGCGCACCGGCTTTGGCGAATTCCTGTTTTACGACTGGCGCCTGTTGCCCAATGGCAGTCCGAATCCTTCGTTCGTTTTGAATGATGCGCGTTACGCGAATGCCAGCATCCTGATCGCAGGCGCCAATTTCGGTTGCGGCTCCTCGCGCGAGCATGCTCCGTGGGCGCTGGCGGATTACGGCTTTCGCGCCATCATCGCTCCCTCGTTTGCCGATATCTTTGCCACCAACTGCTTTAAGAACGGACTGCTGACCATCACTCTTCCGGAAACACAAGTTGCGGAACTGATGCGGCGCGCACAGGATCGCGCTCCCCATCATCTGACCATCGACCTCGAGCTTCGCCGGGTCTCGGATGAGCAGGGCTTTTCGGCGGCGTTCGACATCGACGATTTCCGCCGGCACTGTCTGCTCGAAGGCCTGGACGACATCGGCCTCACCTTGCAGCACGAGGCGGAAATTACCGCCTACGAAGCCGGGCACGGGCAGCCGCCCTGGTTGCGTTGACGTCGCGATGAACAACGCACCAGTGGCCTGACTGGCTTGTACTCAACCCTCTGAGTCTGCTATCGTTGCCGCCCAACGAGCGAAGCCATTCGCCCGGCCAGCCTGTGGGGGGCCTGATGAGATCCGTGGAAATCATTGTCAACGGCGTGGAGCGCCGCGCCCAGGTTGAGCCGCGCATGCTGCTGGTGCAGTTTTTGCGCGAAGTCACCGGGCTCACCGGTACGCACATCGGATGCGAGACGTCTCTGTGCGGCGCCTGCACGGTACTGCTCGATGGCCACGCAGTGAAATCGTGTACGGTGCTCGCGGTTCAGGCGGATGGCCATGCAGTTACGACCATCGAAGCGCTGGCCGCGCAGGGCCTTCATCCTCTGCAGGAGAGTTTTTGGGAAGAGCACGCGCTGCAATGCGGCTTCTGCACGCCGGGAATGATCATGTGCGCTAACGATCTGCTGGCGCGCAATGCCGCTCCCAGCGACGCGGAGATTCGCGAGGGGATCAGCGGCAACCTGTGCCGCTGCACGGGCTACCAGAACATCGTGAGCGCGGTGCGGTCCGCCTCCCGCAAGAAGACGCGGCGCTCGGCCGCCGCCGCGGGCAAAGAGTAGGACACGGCCATGGCGACTCGATCCAAGCCGAACGGCAAAGCAGCTCCGGGACGAGGCAGCGGCGCGGCAGTTGCCGACGGAAAATGGAGCGGGCAGCGTTTCAAGCGCAAGGAAGACCCTCGCCTGATCCAGGGGATCAGCCACTACGTCGGCGACCTCCGCTTGCCCGATCTTCTGCATTGCGTCTTCGTGCGCTCGCCGCACGCCAATGCCCGGATCGTTTCGGTCGATGTGGAGGCCGCGCGCACCGCACCCGGGGTGGTGATGGTGGTCACACACTCCGAGGTCGCGGGCATCGGCTGCGTACCCTGCGCCGGCACCTTGCCAGGACTGAAAATCCCCAATCATTACGTGCTGGCCAAGGACCAGGTGCGCTACGTCGGCGAACCGGTTGCGGCCATCGTTGCCGAGAGCCCTTACGCCGCGCGCGACGCCGCCGACCTGGTCAACATCGAGTACGAGACGCTGCCCGCCGTGGTTGACCTGGAGAAGGCCCTGGCCTCCCCGGCGGCGCTGGTTCATGACCAGTTCAAGACCAATCTCGCGTTCACTCACGTCATCACGGCGGGCGATGTTGCGGCGGCATTTAAGCGCGCCGATCGCGTGGTCAAGCAGCGCCTGGTGAACCAGCGGCTCGCTCCCATCGCGATGGAGACCCGAGGCGTGGTTGCGCAGTACCTGCCCGGAGAAAAGCAGCTGACCGTCTGGTCGTCCACGCAAATTCCGCACCTGCTTCGCACGCAGATCTCAGTCATGCTGGGCTTGCCGGAAACTTCGGTGCGCGTGATTGCTCCCGAGGTGGGCGGCGGCTTCGGCAGCAAGCTGAACGTGTACGGCGAGGAAGCGGTGGTGCCGTGGCTGGCGATGAAGCTGGGCAAGCCGGTGAAATGGATCGAGACGCGGCGCGAAAACATCGCCGCCACCATCCACGGCCGCGACCAGATCAATGATGTCGAGCTGGCGCTGAAAAAGGACGGCACGATTCTCGGCATGCGCACGCGCGTGCTTGCCGACCTGGGCGCTTATCACCAGCTGCTGACGCCCATCATTGCCACGCTCACCGGCCTGATGAGCACCGGCTGCTACAAGATTCCCGCCATCGAGTTCGAGGTGCTCGGGGTCTTCACCAACAAGATGTCCACCGATGCTTACCGCGGCGCCGGACGCCCGGAAGCAACTTACCTGATCGAGCGAATTATCGATGTGGCCGCGCGCGAATTGAACATGGACACGGCGGAAATCCGGCGGCGCAATTTTCCCAGGCCGACGGAATTTCCTTTCAGCGCCTCGACCGGGGTCACCTACGACTCGGGCAACTACCAGCGCAGCCTGAAACAGGCACTCGAACTTTCGGGATACGAAAAGCTGCGCGCACGGCAAAAAGCCGGCTGGAAGCAAGGCAAGTATTACGGCATCGGCCTGTCCACCTACGTAGAAATTTGTGCCATGGGCCCATCGGCCGCGATGCCGGCGGGAGGATGGGAGAGCGGAACCGTCCGCATCGAGCCAACCGGGAAGGTGACGGCGCTTACCGGCGCTTCGCCACACGGACAAGGCCAGGAGACCACGTTTGCGCAAATGATCGCCGACCTGCTGGGCATCACGCCTGACGACGTCAACGTGATTCACGGCGATACCGCGATCGTGCCCTACGGCATTGGCACTTTCGGAAGCCGCGGCACCGCTGTCGGCGGCACGGCCCTATTCATCGCCACCGAAAAACTGGTGAAGAAGATGGCCGCCATCGCGGCGCACCTGCTGGGCGCCAAACCCGAGCAGATGGAATTTCACGACGGCCGCGTTGGCGCGAAGGGCAACAAGAAATCTTTGGCATTCGGCGAAGTCGTCGGCGCCGCCTATTCCGCCAAGTCTCTGCCCGCCGGTATCGAACCGGGGCTGGAGGCGACACACTTCTTCGAGCCCTCCAATTTCACCTTCCCCTTCGGCGCGCACGTGATCTCGTGCGAGGTGGACGTCGAAACCGGCGAAATCAAGTTCGACAAGTACGTAGCGGTGGATGACTGCGGCAACGTGATCAATCCCATGCTGGTCGAAGGCCAGGTCCACGGCGGCATCGTCCAGGGCATGGCGCAGGCGCTCTACGAGGAAGTGATCTACAACAGCGATGGGCAACTGGTCACCGGCACGCTGATGGATTACGCGCTCCCGCGGGCGCCCGACATCCCCGACCTAACGCTGTCCCGCACCTGCACGCCATCGCCGGTAAATCCCATGGGCGTGAAGGGGGTGGGCGAAGCGGGCACCATCGGCTGCACGCCGGCTGTGGTCAATGCGGTTTGCGACGCGCTCACGCCCTTCGGCGTTCGGCACATCGATATGCCGCTCAAGCCGGAGCGCGTATGGCGCGCCGTCCACGACGCGCACAGCAAGCCCGGCCACGAAACCTCGGCGACCGCGAAGTCGGCCGCCGCTGCTTCCAAGAGCACGAAGAAGCCAGGGAGACGCGCATGATCCCCGCCAGCTTCGACTACGAATCGCCACGCGAACTCAACGAAGTGCTCGCGTTGCTGGCCTCGCGCGAGGACGCCAAGCTGCTCGCCGGCGGACACAGCCTGCTGCCCGCCATGAAGCTGCGCCTGGCATCGCCGGCGCTGCTGGTGGACCTTTCGCGCGTGACCGGTCTCTCCTATATAAAGGAAGACGGCGGCCACGTGCGCATCGGCGCCATGACCACGCATGCGGAAGTGGCCGCTTCCACGCTGCTGCTGAAATCGTCGCCACTGCTGCAGCAGGCGGCGCGCGAAATCGGCGATCTGCAGGTGCGCAATCGCGGCACCATCGGGGGAAGCCTGGCGCACGCAGATCCCTCCGCCGATTACCCGGCCGCCATCCTGGCGCTCGACGCCGAGGTCATCGCCATGAGCACGCGGGGCGAGCACATCATCCCGGCCCGCGATTTTTTCACCGGCCTGTTCTCCACCGCGCTTGCCGCTGACGAGGTCATTACCGAAGTGCGCGTGCCGGTGACCGCGCCGGCCGCCACCTGCTACAAGAAATTCGCGCACCCGGCGTCGGGCATGGCGGTGGTCGGGGTGGCCGTGCTGGTGAAAATGCGCGGGACCACGATCGAGAGCGCCGCGGTGGGGATGACCGGAGTGGCGCAGAATGCCTATCGCGCCAAGGCGGTCGAGAAAGCGCTAGCGGGCCAGCCCGCGAGCGCGATTCCGTCCGCGTGCGATTTTGCCGCTGACGGGGTTGACGTCCTCGGCGATTATTTCGCCTCCAGCGAGTATCGCAGCCACCTGGCGCGGGTTTACACGCGACGCGCTTTGCAGGAGTGCGTCGCACCTCGGAAGAAGTGATGTCGTTGATCCGGGCGCGGCGAGCGGCCCGGCAACGAGGCTCAGACCTAATAAACCGAAACCGAAGCTCGACCGGGGAACTCGAATCTCCATGAAGCTTGAAGGCTCCTACACCATTGCCGCCCCGCTGGATGCCGTATGGAGCAAACTGCTGGATCCGGCGGTGCTGCAGCGAGCTATTCCCGGATGCCAGTCGCTGGAAGAAAAGGCGCCCCACCAATATCGCGCCGTGCTCAAGGCAGGCGTCGGTCCGGTGAAGGGAACATTCCACGGCGACATCACGCTTACTGACATTGTCCCGGAAAAAAGCTACACGCTGACCTCCAATTCCAAGTCCACCGCCGGTTTCGTGGAGGGCGTCGGCCGCGTCGAACTGGAAGGAAACGGCGACGCCACCACGATCGTGCGTTTTACCGGCGAGGCGAAGGTGGGAGGCATGCTGGCCTCGGTGGGCGGACGCCTGGTGGAAGCGGCGGCGCAGAAAAACATTCGCGATACTTTCGACAACCTGGCGCGCGAGTTGAATTCCGCCACGCCGTCTGCCCGTCCCGCATGAAGTTGTCTGTTCCCGACCGCTTTAACGCCGCCTCCTATTTCATTGATTGCCACATTGAGAGCCGGGCCGAGAAGGTCGCGATCGAGTGCGGGGACGATCGCGTCACCTATGGCGGGCTGGCAGCTGGCGTAAACCGCGTCGGCAACGCCCTGCGCCGGTCGCTGGGCGTTCGCATCGAAGAACGCGTTCTTTTGCTGCTCCTGGACACGCCCGATTTCGCGGCCTGCTTCTTCGGCGCGATCAAGATCGGCGCTGTGCCGGTCCCGGTCAACACCCTGCTGCGCTCCCACGAGTACGAGTACCTGCTCAACGACAGCCGCGCCCGCGTCGCCATGGTCAGCGAGGCGCTGCTGCCGCAGATCAAGGCAATCCCGCGAGACCGGCTTCTTTTTCTCGAGCACGTGGTGGTCATTGGCGATCCCGTCCACGGCACGCATTCGTATTCAGAGTTAATCAGCGCGCAATCTCCCGAGCTGGGCCCAGCACCTACTTCCAAGGACGATCCCGCGTTCTGGCTCTATTCTTCCGGCAGCACCGGACCTCCGAAAGGGTGCGTGCACTTGCAGCACGACATGGTGGTGGCGTCCGAGCTTTACGCAAAGCAGATTCTTAATATCACCGAACGTGATCGTTTTTTCAGCGTTGCCAAGCTGTTCTTCGCCTATGGACTGGGCAACGGACTGTATTTTCCACTCTCGGCGGGCGGCACGAGTATCCTGTTGCCTGGGCCGCCCAATCCCGGGAGCGTCTTCGACGTCATTGAGCGGCGCCAGCCCACGCTCTTTTTCTCCGTGCCTTCGAACTATGCCGCGCTGCTGGCGCACAGCCGGGCAGGAGCTGAGTTCGATCTCTCCAGCATCCGCTACGGAGTATCGGCGGGCGAGTCTCTGCCGGCCGCGATCTACGAGCGCTTCAAGTCGCGCTTCGGCGTCGAAATCCTGGACGCCATCGGTTCCACCGAAGCGCTGCATATGTTCATCGCGAATCGCCCCGGGGCAGCCCGAGCCGGCTCCAGCGGGCAACTGATTCCCGGGATGGACGCCAAGATCGTCGACGATGATGGCCATCCTGTTCCCGCCGGGGACATCGGCAACCTTTATATAAGGAGCGATGCGGTCTGCGCCTGCTACTGGAACCAGCACGAAAAGACCAAGGAGACCATCGACGGCCATTGGCTGCGCACCGGCGACAAATACCGCCAGGACCAGGATGGGTACTTCTGGTATGCGGGCCGCGCTGACGACATGCTGAAAGTGAGCGGCGTCTGGGTGAGCCCGGCAGAAATTGAATGCGCGCTGGTGGAGCATCCGGCGGTGCTGGAGGCGGCGGTAGTGGCGCGCAAGGACCAGGACGAGCTTGTCAAACCGGTCGCTTTCGTCGTCTTGTCTCGGGGCCGGATGGCCGGGCCCGAACTCGCCACCGAGTTGGAGGATTTTGTCGCCGCGCGACTGGCACCCTACAAGCGTCCACGCTGGGTGGAATTTCTTCCTGAATTGCCCAAGACCGCTACCGGCAAAGTCCAGCGATATAAGTTGCGCATGGCACAGGCGCCTTCGAAGGCGCAGTGAAGAACAAGAATCACGAATGTCCGCGTTCCTCCGGCGGCTTCAGCTTGCGAAACGCGCGGTAGAGCAGCGCATCATAAAAAATCTTGAGCGATCCGCCCGCGATCAGCGGCGCCGAGAAAGCCACGTTCTGCATAAACATGCCGGCGAAGGTGGATCCCGCGGCCCACATCAAGGTTCTGGTCACATTGGTGACGCTGCTGGCGTAGGTGCGCTCGTGCGGCCCCACCACCGCGGCGACGTAGGATTGCCGCGACGGCACGTCCATCTCTACCAGCGCCTCGCGCAGAAAGAACAACCCGGCCGCGAGGTGGAACGTCGGCGCAAACGGCACCAGGATCAGGAACACGCTTGAGGGCAGATGCGTGAACACCATCGTATTCAAGAGTCCAATCCGTTGCGCCAGCCACGCCGCGCCGAGGTGCGACAGCGCGTTCAGCACGTGCACGATGGCGAACACTACGCCGAGCGCCTGAACCGACACTCCAAAGCGATGGAAGAACCAGTACGAGACCAAGGCATCGGTGAGAAAGCCTCCACCGAAACTGTCAATCGCGAACAGCGCAGCCATCTTCGCGACCAGGCTCCGCGTATCCGCGGACACCGCTGTTTCCGCATGGGCAGAATTCGTTGTGGCATGAATTTCAACCGTCGGGGTCAGCACAGCATACAGCGCTGCCGCCGCAAGGTTGGCCGCCGCATAGACAAGAAACATCAGCCGGTAGGCGTCCTGCGCCGCGATCCCCAATCGCGCGTGAAAAAGGGCGGGCAGGCCGGCCGCCAGCGCTCCCAGGGCGCCACTGCTGTCGAGCACGACGTTGTACCAGGAGAGCGCCCAGGTCCGCTTTTGCGCCGTTGTTAAACCGGGGATGACCGCCTGCTCGAGCGCAAAACCTGCGCTGCGGTCCGTGCCTGTACCGTTGATCATGCCCAGGACGGCCAGCGGCAGCAGGAGCGAGGTGCGCGTGGTGATCGCCAGCGCTATGCCTCCGAGCGCGGTCAAGGCGGCTAATGCAGCCAGCGTTCGACGCCGCCCCAAGCGGTCGGCGCGCCGCGTCAGCAGCCCGGTTGCCGCGGTGATCCCGACCAGTCCCGCGGAAACCACCACGCCGATGCTCAAGGGAGACAGCCCAGCTTGGGCAAGGTAAACGCCCAGCAATACGCCCATCACGCCGGTCCCCCCGGAACGCAGGGAGGCGGCGGCGTAAATCAGCAGCAGGTCGCGGCGCGGACTCATCCGGCTGACTTCATTCCTGTGCGTAGCGATAGAGCGCGTCGTAAACAGGGAATTGACGCGCCAGGCGTTCTTCGTCGGAGATGCCAAGCGCCGCAAACCCGTGGGCCACGGCGCGCAGACCGGCTCCTTCCGGCGCGGCCTGCTCCTGGCCCTTGACGTCGGCAGCGCGCACGATCAGCGCCAGCCGCTGCAGGGCGCCGTCCCGTAAGTTGTAATCCTGCAGGATGGCCTCGAAGGAACAGCGTTCCCCGCGATGGTTAAGCTTGACCGCGGCCATGCCGGGCGCATCGAAGGGAGTCGCGTGTTCGCGCTCGGCGACTTCCAGCAATCGCGCCGGCTCTACGAAGAGGAACTCCGCTTGCGGATCCACGAACCGCCGGATCAGCCAGGGGCACGCCACCCGGTCCACTTTGACGTTGCTGCGCGTGATCCATTTCATCCCGTCCTCCGGAAACAACAGGCTGAAGGTAAACTATTTTGATCCGCATTGGCGCGCTACCGCTGCAACATTTACCATGCACGGATGATTGTCCTGGCCGCCATCCTGGGCGCGATCATCGTGGTCCTGGTCCTGGTTGAGGCCTTTGAGACCGTTATCCTGCCCCGCCGCGTCACCCGCCGCTTCCGGTTGACCCGGGGTTTCTATCGCTACTCCTGGAAGCCGTTTTCCGCCATTGCGCGTCACATCGGAAACATCCGGCGACGCGAAAGCCTGCTCGCGCTCTACGGTCCCATGTCGCTGCTGCTGCTGATCGCCCTCTGGGCGGTAGGACTCATTTTCGGTTTTGCCTTGCTGCAGTGGGCGGCCGGGTCCGCCGTCGAAGGCCAGGGTTTCAATCGCAGTTTCTTTACCGACCTCTACTTCAGCGGCAGCACGTTTTTTACGCTCGGATTGGGAGACGTCACGCCGCGTGCCTCCGTGGCGCGCGCGCTGGCGGTGGTGGAATGCGGAATGGGGCTTGGATTTCTTGCCCTGGTGATCAGCTACCTGCCCGTGCTGTACCAGGGGTTTTCACAACGCGAAGTGAACGTGGCGCTGCTTGACGGGCGCGCCGGCACTCCTCCCACCGCGGCTGAATTGCTGCGCCGGAATAGCAATCCGGAGGACGGCAACCTGCGCGAGATCCTGCACGAGTGGGAGCACTCGGCGGCGGAGATGCTGGAAAGCCACATTTCCTATCCCGTGCTCGGCTACTTCCGCTCGCAACACGACAATCAATCCTGGATCTCGGCTCTCACCGCCATTCTGGACGCGACCGCGCTGTGCCAGGTCGGCATTGAGGGCGCGCCCGCCCGCCAGGCGCAGCTTACGTTCGCCATGGCGCGGCATGCCGTGGTTGACTTGGCGCAGGTGTTCAATACGCCGCCGCGCGACCCGGCGCAGCCTCGTCTTACGGGTGAATCGCTGGAGGCGCTTCGGGTTTTGCTGGCGGAGGCGGGAATTCAGCTGCGCCTCACCCCGGAGACGGAACAACGGCTCGCCAAATTTCGTAGCTTGTATGAGCCCTACGTGGCGGCGCTGGCGGAATACCTTTTGATCGAGTTGCCGCCATGGATACGTGCCACAACAGCCAAGGACAACTGGAAGACCAGCCGCTGGGGCGAGCGTTTCACGATATGAGCGTCGGGCGAAACTCCACCATGGAGAAACCGTCTATACCAGTGATGTCCAGCTCCATTAAGGCCCGCGACCTGGTCCGCGAATACCGCATGGGCGAAACGCGCATTCGCGCCGTCAATGGAATCTCGCTCGACATCGGTCAGGGCGAGTTCGTTGCCTTGCTCGGCGCTTCGGGTTCGGGGAAATCGA
The nucleotide sequence above comes from Terriglobales bacterium. Encoded proteins:
- a CDS encoding xanthine dehydrogenase family protein subunit M; its protein translation is MIPASFDYESPRELNEVLALLASREDAKLLAGGHSLLPAMKLRLASPALLVDLSRVTGLSYIKEDGGHVRIGAMTTHAEVAASTLLLKSSPLLQQAAREIGDLQVRNRGTIGGSLAHADPSADYPAAILALDAEVIAMSTRGEHIIPARDFFTGLFSTALAADEVITEVRVPVTAPAATCYKKFAHPASGMAVVGVAVLVKMRGTTIESAAVGMTGVAQNAYRAKAVEKALAGQPASAIPSACDFAADGVDVLGDYFASSEYRSHLARVYTRRALQECVAPRKK
- a CDS encoding carbon monoxide dehydrogenase subunit G, whose protein sequence is MKLEGSYTIAAPLDAVWSKLLDPAVLQRAIPGCQSLEEKAPHQYRAVLKAGVGPVKGTFHGDITLTDIVPEKSYTLTSNSKSTAGFVEGVGRVELEGNGDATTIVRFTGEAKVGGMLASVGGRLVEAAAQKNIRDTFDNLARELNSATPSARPA
- a CDS encoding benzoate-CoA ligase family protein — protein: MKLSVPDRFNAASYFIDCHIESRAEKVAIECGDDRVTYGGLAAGVNRVGNALRRSLGVRIEERVLLLLLDTPDFAACFFGAIKIGAVPVPVNTLLRSHEYEYLLNDSRARVAMVSEALLPQIKAIPRDRLLFLEHVVVIGDPVHGTHSYSELISAQSPELGPAPTSKDDPAFWLYSSGSTGPPKGCVHLQHDMVVASELYAKQILNITERDRFFSVAKLFFAYGLGNGLYFPLSAGGTSILLPGPPNPGSVFDVIERRQPTLFFSVPSNYAALLAHSRAGAEFDLSSIRYGVSAGESLPAAIYERFKSRFGVEILDAIGSTEALHMFIANRPGAARAGSSGQLIPGMDAKIVDDDGHPVPAGDIGNLYIRSDAVCACYWNQHEKTKETIDGHWLRTGDKYRQDQDGYFWYAGRADDMLKVSGVWVSPAEIECALVEHPAVLEAAVVARKDQDELVKPVAFVVLSRGRMAGPELATELEDFVAARLAPYKRPRWVEFLPELPKTATGKVQRYKLRMAQAPSKAQ
- a CDS encoding MFS transporter — encoded protein: MSPRRDLLLIYAAASLRSGGTGVMGVLLGVYLAQAGLSPLSIGVVVSAGLVGITAATGLLTRRADRLGRRRTLAALAALTALGGIALAITTRTSLLLPLAVLGMINGTGTDRSAGFALEQAVIPGLTTAQKRTWALSWYNVVLDSSGALGALAAGLPALFHARLGIAAQDAYRLMFLVYAAANLAAAALYAVLTPTVEIHATTNSAHAETAVSADTRSLVAKMAALFAIDSFGGGFLTDALVSYWFFHRFGVSVQALGVVFAIVHVLNALSHLGAAWLAQRIGLLNTMVFTHLPSSVFLILVPFAPTFHLAAGLFFLREALVEMDVPSRQSYVAAVVGPHERTYASSVTNVTRTLMWAAGSTFAGMFMQNVAFSAPLIAGGSLKIFYDALLYRAFRKLKPPEERGHS
- a CDS encoding chromate resistance protein ChrB domain-containing protein translates to MKWITRSNVKVDRVACPWLIRRFVDPQAEFLFVEPARLLEVAEREHATPFDAPGMAAVKLNHRGERCSFEAILQDYNLRDGALQRLALIVRAADVKGQEQAAPEGAGLRAVAHGFAALGISDEERLARQFPVYDALYRYAQE
- a CDS encoding potassium channel family protein, with amino-acid sequence MARYRCNIYHARMIVLAAILGAIIVVLVLVEAFETVILPRRVTRRFRLTRGFYRYSWKPFSAIARHIGNIRRRESLLALYGPMSLLLLIALWAVGLIFGFALLQWAAGSAVEGQGFNRSFFTDLYFSGSTFFTLGLGDVTPRASVARALAVVECGMGLGFLALVISYLPVLYQGFSQREVNVALLDGRAGTPPTAAELLRRNSNPEDGNLREILHEWEHSAAEMLESHISYPVLGYFRSQHDNQSWISALTAILDATALCQVGIEGAPARQAQLTFAMARHAVVDLAQVFNTPPRDPAQPRLTGESLEALRVLLAEAGIQLRLTPETEQRLAKFRSLYEPYVAALAEYLLIELPPWIRATTAKDNWKTSRWGERFTI